TGAGTTCGTAATTCAGCCAATCGTCGTTATAATCTTTGGACATATTATCCGCTACCTCTTCTTCTATGGCTAAACCGGCTTGTTGCAGCTTCTATGGCATCATGACTTGCAGACTGGGTCTAGATGACCCTCCTTCGGATTCCGGCATGGCAGTCTTGTTATGTTTCTTGGTGGAACCTTTCTGGTCATCTTTCGGCACTGGGCGTTTCAGAATGGTTTTGCCTATTCCCAGTCTTGGCATTTTTGAACAGGATGGTTGGAACCCCTGACGCGACTTATAAGGTAGTTCATGTTCTTTTTCCTCtattgcttttttattttccaaaaatgGCCTTAGTTCGGTCATCTTTGATTGGGAGGTGAATACGGGCGACCCTTTAGGTCTGAGCATTCCTACTGTAGATCTCCCCCTATTCTGCGACTCATACCTTGTGTGTCCGTGGGTCCTTTGTGGACTTGATTGAGTTGTCTGGTTTTCCATATCCCTTCTAGCCTTCCCATATTGCCTTTTGATTCGTCGGGCCTGATTATTGGTTAATTCTCTCCCTGACTTGCCTCCTTTCCCAACTAGATACCATTTCCCATCTTGCACCATTGTTGGCTTTATCGAGCCAGAAGGTCTGACATTGGTTGAATTGGATGTAGCAGACAGCCTGTTGCAACTGATTGCTTCGCGTGGATATGGTGGAAAAGCCCTAGATTAGGGTTGTTTCAGTCTCGTCCGCCATTTGTCTCTTTCCTCCAGTTTTGTGGACTCAAAAGTCCTTTGATGAAAGCTCTCGCCTGCAACTCGCTTGTCTATCTCTCGAAATGTCtcataagacttgtttgggCCCTCTTTTGGGCTAAAAGGTATATTGGGCCGCCATCCCGCTAAGATGTCGTTCGGTTTCTCTTCTCGTCTGGATTAGTTGCTCATCAATCTTTGCTCCTGTGGCGGGTATCTCTAACTCACATTCACACTTGCGCCTACTAAGCATTACAATTCTGGCTGTAATGGTGGCTTTCAACTTCTCAAGTGCTGCTATAGTAATTGGTTGTCTAAAGAAAGAGTAGGCAGGTTGTTATCTTGGGAGCTtttcaagtgtttttttttttttttttcttttgagacgTTGCGTCTaattttggagagagagtCCCCTTTTTCTAAAGTAGACCcttattatttataaaggtGGAGGAATTTGTAATCATGGAAACTGCAACAAGACCTTTAGCTTGTGGTTCAAGGTCAGCTGCTAGTTCGTTGATCTTAACCAGTTCATAGAGGGAATGATGGAGGACTTCTGGCAAGAACCGTCGGTTTCCTTTGTTGAGCCTTCTTGATTTGACttctttgtaattgaaaaccCAGCTGGCAATCTTgatcttttcttattttgagGGCTTTCAGTATGACTCGTTTTCTTGCTGGGCAAGCAGGAGGTCAAGTCGTCATTAAATGCGATAATCCCCTTCGGCTTCCCACGTGGGCTTAGAAAACACGTTTACCAATCTTTTAACTTGTAGTGCGAGATAAAAGTCTGACTTTCCTGACTTGGGcctttttattgaattattcAAAGAGGCTTAGTTGGGAAAAGGGTGGTTCCCATCTACCAAAATTGGGTACAAACAACAGGTCTGTGAATTATTCTCTATTAAGTCTATAATTTTTGTACTCAAATTTTCTGATTTCTCCAAATTATTTCACTTGTTCAGATCTCTGACTTTTAAATTTCCACCTTATTTCACCTTTTCGAGcaaggttcaaatttttttttttgtttaatttttattcaaataagGGGATAGAGGGATGAATATAAGACAAAGAAAATACACAAGAGAGGGCAGAAAATGAGGAAAATAGATGAAATATTtcgaaaataaaattttaaaattttataaatggtTTTatcatataattttaattttgtccgGCTACTTTAATTTCCTTCCCTCTTCTTCACCTTCCTCATCATATTAGGAACTTAGAACGAGATTCTTTCAATATTTCAAGTTAGTTGATGGAAACGGAAAATCCAGTTATATATACCACGTTATGAGTGGAGAacaaacaacttttttttacccccaaaaaaaagcaGTGGAtcaaccattttctttttctcatgaTTCTTTTTGTGATGTTGCTTCGCAGGATAATATTTCCCAGTAAGATCTATACTTGGGTTTCCATTTCTGGCTGCTCTTATAATCTACAAACGGCATAGAAGGCATTTGTCCATGTATAACACCATCGAAGAATTTCTGCAAAGCAATAATAACTTCATTCCAATACGATACTCTTACTCAGACATTAAGATGATGACCAATAGATTCAGTGAAAAGCTGGGTGAAGGATGATGCGGCTGTGTATTTAAAGGAAAGTTACGAAGTGGCCGTTTTGCAGCAGTTAAGATCTTGGGAAAGTCTAAAGCTAACGGACAAGATTTCATCAGTGAGGTAGCCACAATTGGGAGGATTCACCATGCTAATATTGTTAATCTTGTTGGTTATTCTGTTGAGGGATCAAAGCGTGCCCTTATTTATAACTTTATGCCTAAGGGGTCTCTTGATATATATGTTTactcaaaagaaagaagcatcTCCTTATGTTGCAGGAAAATGTATGAAATTTCTCTTGGCGTGGCTCAAGGGATCGAATATCTACATCAAGGTTGTGACATGCAAATTCTACATTTTGACATCAAGCCTCACAATATTCTTCTTGATGagtgttgatgctcaaaatggcccggccaatattgagtccaacttagtgatgaggtgtgatggatgatggatgaagatgaggatttgggcaaacgataaacatatagaagacaagatatacgtggttcacccgaatgatgggctacgtccacggagaagggtgttctcattatgataatgtttgtttacatttgtacaaggggattagacccaaatatagagataacaagtgagaagctcagcctagagatggatccagaagagagagtacTCAAGAGCCAGTCCCCTTCTAAGGaaagagtagtcttcttttataggtgaggggagtctccatctcttgtagttttccgatgtgggactcctcttgctttgcttagagttgtgatttgttgatgctgcttctttggctaaggtgatgacctctcaaagcatggcactcgaatgatctagcctagctagttgctcggtcagttatggtacaaacagtagtcccccaagttctcgaGTAAGAAGGTACTTCTTGGTTGGGgacttgtaattttaagtGCACTGGCCGAGCAACACCATAGTTCATCTTCCAAGCAGTATAGTGCACTGCCCATAGTCCCCTAAGTCCCCGGGTAAGAAGGACATTTGGAAGGGAGAGAACTTGGctcgagggtgccgaaggtaaagGGGATGCCGAAGGTATAaggcttgcatgtcgcaaggcaatgtgcctaggcacgagggtgccgaaggcataagaattgcatgtcgcaaggcaatggGCCTAGGCACGAggtgccgaaggtaatgtggctaggcacgggggtgccgaaggtaatgtggctaggcaaGGGGGTGCCGAAGCCCCAAAGCTTATGCGCAAGGCGgtgtggctaggcacgagggtgccgaaggtaatgtggctaggcacgggggtgccgaaggcccaaagcttgcatgtcgcaaggcgatgTNNNNNNNNNNNNNNNNNNaggtaatgtggctaggcacgagggtgccgaaggtaatgtggctaggcacgggggtgccgaaggcccaaagcttgcatgtcgcaaggcaatgtggctaggcacgcgggtgccgaaggtaatgtggctaggcacgggggtgccgaaggcccaaagcttgcatgtcgcaaggcaatgtggctaggcacgagggtgccgaaggtaatgtggctaagcacgggggtgccgaaggcccaaagcttgcatgtcgcaaggcaatgtgactaggcacgagggtgccgaaggtaatgtggctaggcacggggtgccgaaggtaatgtggctaggcacgggggtgccgaaggcccaaagcttgcatgtcgcaaggcaatgtggctaggcacgggggtgccgaaggtaatgtggctaggcgcgggggtgccgaaggcccaaagcttgcatgtcgcaaggcaatgtggctaggcacgagggtgccgaaggtaatgtgcctaggcacgggggtgccgaaggcccaaagcttgcatgtcgcaaggcaatgtggctaggcacgagggtgccgaaggtaatgtggctaggcacgggggtgccgaaggcccaaaacttgcatgtcgcaaggcaatgtggctaggcacgagggtgccgaaggtaatgtggctaggcacgggggtgccgaaggcccaaagcttgcatgtcgcaaggcaatgtggctaggcacgagggtgccgaaggtaatgtggTTAGGCACGGGAGTGCCGAAGgcccaaagcttgcatgtcgcaaggcaatgtggctaggcacgagggtgccgaaggtaatgtggctaggcacgggggtgccgaaggtaatgtggctaggcacgggggtgccgaaggcccaaagcttgcatgtcgcaaggcaatgtggctaggcacggggtgccgaaggtaatgtggctaggcacgggggtgccgaaggcccaaAGCTTGCTCGGAGCTAGGCCTTTGAAGGAGCCGGGCCATTCGAAAATTTGAGCCTCCAAAATttctccatggcccttgccgttcggcaagggtctagccattttttttggtgctcCGGAGCTAGGCCTTCGAAGGAGCCGGGCCATTCGAAAATTTGAGACTCCAAAATttctccatggcccttgccgtttggcatttctccatggcccttgccgttcggcaagggtctagccattttttttggtggaatGGCACTTTGAATTGAGATGGTGGTTTGGCCATGCAAGACATGCAAAATGATAGCTACATTATGATTGGCTAATAGATTGGTGGACTTGTACCATTTATGTTGGCAAATGGGAATAAAATAAAGACACAAGATAAGAAATGGAAATCTTATCTTTTGGAAGCCCACTCATCAATATTCATCAAAGGTGCCGAACGGTAAGGCATGTAAAGGAAAGCTATGGTGGCCCACAtacttcctcttcttctggaCTATTATATTGCAAGGATTTATCTTCTGCATGTCACTCTTTTGGCACTCACGGTTGCTTCAGCATGGGATTGCCGAACGGCAACTTAGGTGATGCCGATTGTAAGAGTGCCGAAGGACACTGAATAAGGGGGAAACGACAGAAGCTTTTTGTGTtgattcccacagacggcgccaaactgttgatgctcaaaatggcccggccaatattgagtccaacttagtgatgaggtgtgatggatgatggatgaagatgaggaccttcaccaagtgtgtgaggatttgggcaaacgataaacatatagaagacaagatatacgtggttcacccgaatgatgggctacgtccacggagaagggtgttctcattatgataatgtttgtttacatttgtacaaggggattagacccaaatatagagataacaagtgagaagctcagcctagagatggatccagaagagagagtacTCAAGAGCCAGTCCCCTTCTAAGGaaagagtagtcttcttttataggtgagggggagtctccatctcttgtagttttccgatgtgggactctcttgctttgcttagagttgtgatttgttgatgctgcttctttggctaaggtgatgaccttTGGGCTTGCAAAGCTATATCGGTAGGTAATACCATCGTCTCCTTGACGGCAGCAAGGGGGAACAATGGGATACATGGCTCCTGAGTTGTTCTACAGAAAGATAGGATGTGTCTCATACAAAGCAGATATCTATAGTTTTGGAATGTTGTTGATGGAAATGGCAAGTAAAAGGAAGAATTTGAACGCAGACATAGAGCATTCAAgccaaatttattttcctctttagGTATCAGAACAATTTTTCATGGGTAAAGAGTTTGAGATGGATGGTGctacagaagaagaaaagaaaataataaaaaaagatgatTATAGCTGCTTTATGGTGTATACAATTGAAGCCAAGCAATCGTCCTTCGATGAACAAAGTTATGGAGATGCTTGAGGGAGAGGTTGAATGCTTGCAACTGCCTCCCAAGCTTCTTTTATGTCCACAACAAGAGATGCCCAGAGGCAATCTTCATGGTAATTCGAATCCAATGTGTTCTAACACAAAGCAAACATGTAGTACTCTGTCAGCTAGGTGATGAGTAGGACTCAACTAGAGTTTCAACtttaatttcagttttattattatttaagcGAATAAGGGAAATATATGGGTTCAAGTTGCATACATTAAAACtaccattttattttgaacAAATACTTATGTGGTTTTGCTCCTCTGCCACCACAGGCATCGCCCTCGTTGTCATAATCACTACCACCGCCACTGAGTCATATCTCATATAttgaactttttatttatttatttatttattttttttggaaaatgcTAAGGAGACTAGTGTAGTAAAAAATTTACATGTAACGGGTATAACACTATTCTGTTATTCCGaaccaataacacaatgacatGTGGAAAAGTTATCATACATGTCATTGCGTTATTAGTTGGGAATATCAAGAAGTGTTATCACGTTACATGAGAGTTTCCCCTCCATCTTTAGTGACCAACTTGTGTACCATCTCTCTAATAGAGATGGGATCTACGGTATTAGTGGACTCCACCTCTATTAAAAAGATGGTACACAAATTGATGATGTCTCCTACCCTTTATGTTttatagaaataaaatttaaatattatatttaaatgtCTCTTatgattgaaaaaaattcttgaGCGACAGCCATTGACCCCCACTTCAATTTTCTGAGCATGGAATTGGCCTTTGCACCAATGATCACATGGAAGAAAGTCATTAGCAAtatgcaaaaggaaaaagatgatCAGCAAATGCTCGAGGCCAATAAGTGGTGACAATAAAGCACCACCACAAAATGCAAAGGGCAGCAATACAAATGCAAAGGACTTGCTTCAGTGAATTGAAGGATTGTCTTAAAATCTCTTGGCAGATCCTTATGTTTCTTACTCGTAATAGCAATTGCAGTTTCTCTTGTTCTTGCTCTAGTGTTTTGCCTTTTGCTTGTTTCTCAATTAATCTACGAATCTACTACAGCTAAGCACAACAACAGCAATGGAAAGTGCATCTCGTCCTCCTGCGGTGGCATCCACAATATAATATCTATCCTTTTCGGCTAACCAATGGtccaaataaaagaaatggcGCAAATCGGCCCTGGTATAACGACGACCTCTCTTGCGTGAACAACCTCGCCGTATTGCGCTTGTATTTGGGGAAGTACTACATGTAGAAAATCCATTATGACTTCACCATCCGAGTTGTAGATCCTGGCATTCGCAGCAATAATTTCTCCTCCATCCCCCGCTATTCATTGCCCCATTACAACTTCACTTCATTTTTCGAATTGTATTCTCCCTCCCCTTTAAGTACTACACCTATAACTTTCTTCAAGTGTGCAAAGGTAGTGAACTGTGAGAGTCcgtatttaaaaataataaaaaaaattgtttattaCAGAGGAATAaacattattatatatatttataaataattatcttgaatatatattattttacgTTTATAGTACTATTCCAGTAAATATaagcattttattttattaattatttttatatttttatatatgttcaaTTGAATAAGAGGCTtagttttaatatatatatatatatatgtatatatatattagtattGTCTTAGAATGTGTTATAAAACGTTATAATTCATGGTGTAGAGTTTTTGATGTGGGTCATAGTGAAAAATGTTTACTAATTGAAGGTGGCAGTTTTCCCTTGCTTTGAGTTTGACGTGCAAGTCAATTGTGCAAGGTTCTTCTATTTGTAATTGATTACTCATCTTTTAAACTTGCAAGTTGTTGGGATATTAATGAAAGAAATAGTTGAGTCATTAACCCACCAGTACGTGTCTTCATAATATCCATTCTCATCTTGTAATGACTTGGAGTGGAAGAAAAATTACTTGGGCACCAAGATTAAAACGTGCTGACTATTTAAAAGTTTAgtgataaaatatttattctgGTATAAATAGGGAGCTTATATTTACAAGTTGTTTACTACTACATCTAGAGATAACATGCATACATCATGATAGTCGTTAGAGAGGACTAAAGAGAGATACAAGGAAAATATGATATTGCATGAGACAGAGAGCTTTGCTTGTGTTTTACTAAAGagtaatgctactcttaccacattttatATACCATATTTCTATACTACATGATGCGATAATTTATTTGAACATACCACCtcatttaatttcattttaaattatcttattttcattcattctgattaatatatttaataattattataataataaactttGTCAGACTTCTCATATTCTTGagtcctcctcctccaccactCTTCGTCTCCCCAAATTAGTTTCCTCTTCCCTCTTGAAAGTCCCTCTAACCCTTAAACCCTTCATCCTCCCTTCCTCCTCCTTAATTTCCAgaacaaatggaaaaaaacatcacaaaatatacaaaagagtaaattaaaaaaacacagcAGGATCAATGCAATTAATAGGAAAAGACCAATCATCGTAGATACATCTGAGAAATTTCAGCCATGAACAATGGCCCATAACCCTTAACATgataaatacatttttcttcctttcgACTCCTTTAATTTTCAATGAAACAATTAGACAAAATCATTCTTTATAaagcaaaaaggaaagaaaagtgGTCTGCTAGAAATCAAATAAGAATCAACTAAAAGAATGGAGAACGGAGAATGGTTGGAAGGACAAGAAGGGAGAAGGCTGCAGCGGtgggaaagagaagaaagagatggagTGGAGAATAAAACGTAAGatctaattaattttttttactagggtgtttaattgaaagattaaaaaaatgtaaaatgaaattaaatgaGGTGACATGTTCAAGTAAGGTggcacatcatgtggtatggaaatgtggtatacaaaatgtggtaagagtagcattattctttACTAAATTGGATTTATGCTTTGAAATTGAGGTAGGGGTTTCTTGAGGGGGCCTTTACAGggattgatttaattaaatttcttaagCACTATATTATGCATGATATTATAATTTGATGGTTGTGCCTTATATTATAATGTTCTTGATATTGGTGTTTACGTGttgttaattatttaattaatgttgGCATGACTATATGTACATTAGTGATAGAATGTTTGAGATTACCAATGCATTTTTGTTGTTCTGAAAgttgagatgaattttattagcaaatggatttatttgatttattgcGACTTGAGATCAGAATATTATGATGCTTAATTTGTTTGGATATAATTGAATGCATGCTGAATGattgagttatataaatgtttgatgacaggtggaaattttgggaaatgagtaaattacaggggaaactctgccgaattttcggcagaagatGATCTTATTTTAAAAGTGGATTTTTAGTTATAAGGGAAATTTGGTCTTTGTGCCCGGCAGTTTAGTTTTTGGTGACACAGAGCTTGAACAGAGGAAGCAATGGAGGTCTTTTGGTTGTGGGGTTTTCGCAGGCGGAGGAGTATGGATTTGGGTGCGAAAATGGAAACAATAAAtggaatttgttttattaaagaatttttttgattgaagaatttgttttattgtttataattccctcaacaaacaaatcacATGCCCCCTAATCAATATTTAGACAGAAATATAGATGAAATTTCAAGAAATCTAACGGCAAGTTTCATATTGACTATTTTAAACgagtaaaaaaattaaatcaataaacgAAATAATTCAAGGGAGTAAGTTCGAATTGCCCAATAGTTAAAGGGGCAAAACGActaaaaattctttatataatacatataaatgTCATTAGCAGCATGCAAAACGAAGATTTTATATGAGCATTATTCTTGACTTAATGCGTTTGCCCATGGATTTCTTCTAGCAACCAAATATCTATCTGATCATATCGTTATCATATTTTATGAGAATATGATGTCGGCATGTAAAACGCGGCTTTGACCGTTGGCCGAAGTACCAGAGACAAattgtaaagaaaaataaaccccaTGCGCATCAGAGTGAGACAAAAACGTAATGAGACAATCTCAAGACTCcaagaaatataattttaaccATTGACACAGTTTTAATTAATACCCACAACTGTACTTTGTGTTTGTAGTCATTAGACCAGAAAAGGCCACCATTTCTCCTCCTATGCCATTATTTCCCACGCAAAGCACTATTTATTGGAAGAAACTCATTGGCATGCAATTGGCCTTCTTGTCAATGATCACTTGGAAGAAACTCATTAAGCTCCTGTCAGACGCGGCTTTGACCTCTAAGTCGTGACAATAGAAATGCAGCAGCTGCTTGACCAAAGCTAGCTAGCGGATTCAAGAAGTGTGTCTAAAAATTTATCTATCCATGGCAAGCACTTGCAGATTATGTGTTCTCGTTATAGTAAGTGTATTCTTGCTTGGTTTTAGTGCGTTGTTTGTCTATATTCTTTATGGTTTAGTGTGTATAACTGGTACATCAATTACGAAGAGCCATGGGAGCCCTGATAAGTGCGTCCCGTCTGCCTGCGGTACCATCAACAACATAATCAGCCCCTTTCGACTAGCCAACGATACAAATCAAAGCAACTGCACGAACTGGGATTACTACTACTACAACCTCTATTGTGACAACAACCTCACAGTATTGACAATAAATCGGGGAAAATACTATGTGCAGGCAATCAACTACGACAACTTCACAATCCGAGTTGTAGATCCTGGCATTCGCAACAATGACTTCTCCTTCATCCCCCGTTATTCGCTTTCCATTTACAACTTAACTTCTCATCTTCAATTAGCATCAAGTACAACACCTATAACTTTCTTCAAGTGTGCAAAAGCAGTGAACTCGTCTGCGATGAGTACGTATAATTATGTCAAGCAAGGGAGTATAACGGCATCAGATATGGAGGACGGGTGCAGAATAGAGTGGACGACTTTGATGAGTAAGTCGTTCTTGTACGAAACGGACAGAAACTTTTCTTATCATGACATACATAACGCACTGGGGTATGGCTTTGAGCTTCAATTCCGCTTTCTCAAGGCCCGCTACAAATTAGGTTTGTGAATTATTTGCTATATTCCAAGTCTACAATTTCTTACTCAAACTTTCTGAATTTCTCCAAATGTCACTTGTTTAAATCTATCATCTATGACTTTTTGTTACGCTTTATTTCTCATTTTCaatcatttgttttgtttagttttatttGAAATAAGGCGATACAGAGCTGAAAATGAGAAAGACATATGGAGAAAATATGTCAAAtattctttgaaaataaaaattctaaaaattttaaatagttttattACTTGTATTTTGTCTGCCTAATTTAAattcccttctctcttcttcctcatatGATGTAGTTTGCTAATTAGTCTTAGTCAACCATTAAGCAAGATAGAGTATATATATCTGTGTTtcgaaatttcaaatttgtttataccgtatattaacaaccaatgaccacctgacacgtggacggaatCGATGCTTGTCACTATAAGCCCTTCGGCAGGACCCCTACCGAGGCTTATACATCTTGATGCTTTTGCCCTtagacacgtgtcatgctcacaatccgcCCCCatagtcccacatcggaaatatga
The Prunus dulcis chromosome 2, ALMONDv2, whole genome shotgun sequence DNA segment above includes these coding regions:
- the LOC117618104 gene encoding uncharacterized protein LOC117618104, with product MASTCRLCVLVIVSVFLLGFSALFVYILYGLVCITGTSITKSHGSPDKCVPSACGTINNIISPFRLANDTNQSNCTNWDYYYYNLYCDNNLTVLTINRGKYYVQAINYDNFTIRVVDPGIRNNDFSFIPRYSLSIYNLTSHLQLASSTTPITFFKCAKAVNSSAMSTYNYVKQGSITASDMEDGCRIEWTTLMSKSFLYETDRNFSYHDIHNALGYGFELQFRFLKARYKLGL